From Quercus robur chromosome 8, dhQueRobu3.1, whole genome shotgun sequence:
ATGAAAATATCTAGTGCCCTGATTCTGATGAGTATTTTAATGAAACAAATACTGTATCTTCAAGCACATCAATACTCAACTAACAAACAGTTTTTAGCTTCTTAATTTGGTTGGTTCTGCCTTTACTAGAAACTACTCACAAAAAATATAACCAGAATTGAATAAGTTCAGAGACGACCAGAATTTCAGTGCAAACAAGATGCAAATTCTAGTGGAAATACACACATATGTATAAAATAACACCTAAATCAATTTTGTCCAGTATGTCACCTATGAAAATAATAGCTCATGAACCCATCTTCATCGGGTTAATCATTGGTCCTAGGACCAAGTTCACCATACATCTGAACTTAATCGTAACCTCAACTCCTTGGTGCAGCCTTTAACTCCTAAAAGAACAGAAAATTACACCGTATTCTATCTTTTCTTGTCTTGCCAATCATCCAGATAAACATCCTCTTTATGATCATGCATTTTTTGAATGCCTTTCTTGCCAAGCAGTTGAAACCACAAAGCATGTTTCACACATACTCACCAGTCACCCTTATGAATATCTCTCaaagataatgaaaataattagCTTTCAACGTTCCCTAGCCAATCTGAACTATTGCTAGTTCCAAATCCTACTACTACTATGAATACATTCAATGTACATATTAATCCATTTTATTCCAAAGTCTCTTTATTCTATAACATCTCTTTGTTGTTCTACCTTGCACTAACCATACTCCAGTCTTAGTCCAGAACTAAATTCATCTAACCAAACATACCATTAGTTGACCTCGTTACTTTAAGTAAGCCCAGGTTACACACAAGTAGATATACAATCACATAGAAAAAGAAGTATACTTTGAAAGTTAGACATATCAACTTCCATCAGAAAATAAACAGATGAAGAGTGGGAAATAAAGATAGACAATCAAATAAGTAATATAAACAGCAAACACATGCATACACAATACACATGGATTAATAGGATTAAGTACCCACTAAAGTACAGTTTAGAACTGCACTTTTCCAACCAAAGTAcagtttttaaaacctcacCTTTTTCCAAGTACAATCCAAAGTGGAGATGGAAGTATAGAATTACCTGAAGTTCAAGATCCTTCAAATTATGAGTGACACAGGAAAGGTTATCGAGTGCATTTTGGACTTCACATCTGAGAATATCATTGCCTCTTACTGCTGTTGCAAGTTCAGCTTGCAACTGCTCAACTTCCAGCTCTTTAGAATACAGCTTCTCTCTCAATAGACTAGTTAGTAAAGTTTCTGCTTTAAGCTCAGATCTTATAACAtcctatataataaaaaacacCAACAATCAGCATCAATGCGAAAACAATTCATCAAACCCAGATCAATTCAAGTAAACATGTTAAAAAGGGTATAAAAAAACACAGGTAATAAACAATGAAGAACTTCGTATTCTACATTCTGgtctaaaataacaaattagAAGCAATTAACCTCTGATGTTTGATCATTTTGTTGCACCAATCCATCAGCATCAGTGCACTGTGACTGTAATTTGGAAGCACCTGGAGTGGACTTCTCATGCAACAAAGTAGACATCATCTGCAAACTCCTTGTCAGGCTCTCAGTTCCACGCTTGAATCCCTGAAGTTTCACCTCAGCTTCAACAACAAATTGTGCACCTAAACCGTTCTTGATAACTTCCAGACCATGCTTAGCATCTGGAAGAAATTGGCCTGCTTTCCCTTTGATGAATTCCAGTAACTTTGAACATAAGTCGGTGTTCTCATTTAGCATCAATAGCCCTTGATTCTGTAAGCAATAGAGGCGAGTCCACATTTCTTTATCTAGCTTGAAAGTTAaagcaaaattttctttcccATTTCCTTTCAAGCGGTTTAGTAAGTATATATTCTCATGTCGAAGAGAATCAACTTCAAGCCTACAAGATTCCAATTCCCTCCTCAAAGCAAGCTCTACTCCAGTCAGCCTCATTTGCTCCATCTGTAATTTCGCCATATGCTTATCAAACTTCTCCACTGTCTGATCCTCCCCAAGTTTCTCACTACAACCTTCTCGTAACCCATCAATCGTCTTCTCTTGTTCACTGCAAGTTCTTAGTAATCTTGTAATAGATTTATGCAGCTCTTTGCACTCTTTATCCttctcttcaaaatttttatggaTGCATTCACGATCTTCTTCTGCTGCTCTATATTTCTCCTGTAGTTCAGAGAGATTCTGTCGTAAGTCTTCATTATCCACTTTTAGTTCTTCCACACTTGTGGTGAGGTCATGAAGTTGTTCCCCTGAATTTGTTATTATGCTTttgctctctctttccctctcgtCAAAGGATGAAACTTCCCTTTGAAGTGAGACATTATGCTCTGCAAGCTCTCTAACTCGCTCACGGAGCCTCTGCTCTTCTGACTGATATTTCTCAAGCTTGAATGACCAGTCACTTGACCTTCTGTCTAACTCCTTTTCCAATCCTGACTGCAACtcattcttctctttctctaatCGTCGGGTTCGGGCCTCTAATTCTTCCTTTGCCCATCTGAGTTCTTCCCTAGCAGAAGCCCTCTCAGCAATTTGAGACTGTAAAAGGTTTGAAACCTCAAGTGACAAGCTTATCCTATCCTCTGTTAGGTCtctaattttttgaatcaaCGATGAGACATCAAACCCACAATCTTGAAGAAAACTTTCCTGCTCAAGTTCTTCAGAAATAAGCATGACCCTCtgctcagcttctttggatctTATTCTTAGTCCTGCATCAGTGTCATCTTCAATTTCATCAGAGTTCACATCCTCACTTTCACCACTGTGAAAAAGATTCTGCCCCAGGAAGCCTGAGTTAACCTCCTCACGATACACGTTACCTGTTTCATAAGGTTCATCCAATGGATAAATCTTTTCAGCCACCACATCTGAATTTGCATTGAAGCACCTATCCAAGGGTCTACCATAGATATCTTCAATCGTGATTGGGACATCAAGGTCAAACGGCTTTGAACTTGTTTTGGGGAAGACATTAGACTGGGAGAGTCTCTCAACAACATTCTTGGCAAGTCTCCGAGGAGATTCATGCCCAAATCCTCTTTCTGTCcaatctttagatgagaaaCGAAGCCGGGAACTTTTAGCTTCCCTAAAGGAACAAGCCCTTGGTTTATCATTGGAACTATGTGTTGGGGAAGTAGGCGCTGTATACTGAACTCGTGGGGGAAGCCTCCCAGCATTTCCATTATAATTTCTCTGTGAAGAACTGTTATTAGTCCTGCTTTTTTCCTGCTGCTGCTCCCCATCAATGTAGCGGTCCACAACCTTACTTGAAATATTGCTAGAGCAAATGGATGACGAGTCATTGTAGGTTCTGGAAGAACCAGCAGAACCAGGCCTCTCAAATCCACGAGCATTTTGAATAGCTGGCTCTTCGAATTGTTTTGCCTTGTATTGCCTCTCAGGAGTATAAGCACGACGACTAACACATAAAGGAAGCACATTAAAGTCAGTCTCAAGAAGCAAATTCTAATACTGGATTgccaaaatgataaaaatgattttttttaacgaAGTTCATAAATGTAGACTCACCGAGATGAATGATCACATTGCTGATGTCGACCACTACTTGCACTACTAGAAGGAGATCTACTTTGATCATTGACGCAAAATAAATCCGTTTGTCCCAGCCTTTCACTTAAGGCAGCTGATGACAATGAGCGGCTCCTTCTAAGACCTGAACTGGAA
This genomic window contains:
- the LOC126697361 gene encoding uncharacterized protein LOC126697361 isoform X2 — encoded protein: MSSKARDRGDHSFRSPRNLFSKSRKQVSDSQSSSSSSGLRRSRSLSSAALSERLGQTDLFCVNDQSRSPSSSASSGRHQQCDHSSRRRAYTPERQYKAKQFEEPAIQNARGFERPGSAGSSRTYNDSSSICSSNISSKVVDRYIDGEQQQEKSRTNNSSSQRNYNGNAGRLPPRVQYTAPTSPTHSSNDKPRACSFREAKSSRLRFSSKDWTERGFGHESPRRLAKNVVERLSQSNVFPKTSSKPFDLDVPITIEDIYGRPLDRCFNANSDVVAEKIYPLDEPYETGNVYREEVNSGFLGQNLFHSGESEDVNSDEIEDDTDAGLRIRSKEAEQRVMLISEELEQESFLQDCGFDVSSLIQKIRDLTEDRISLSLEVSNLLQSQIAERASAREELRWAKEELEARTRRLEKEKNELQSGLEKELDRRSSDWSFKLEKYQSEEQRLRERVRELAEHNVSLQREVSSFDERERESKSIITNSGEQLHDLTTSVEELKVDNEDLRQNLSELQEKYRAAEEDRECIHKNFEEKDKECKELHKSITRLLRTCSEQEKTIDGLREGCSEKLGEDQTVEKFDKHMAKLQMEQMRLTGVELALRRELESCRLEVDSLRHENIYLLNRLKGNGKENFALTFKLDKEMWTRLYCLQNQGLLMLNENTDLCSKLLEFIKGKAGQFLPDAKHGLEVIKNGLGAQFVVEAEVKLQGFKRGTESLTRSLQMMSTLLHEKSTPGASKLQSQCTDADGLVQQNDQTSEDVIRSELKAETLLTSLLREKLYSKELEVEQLQAELATAVRGNDILRCEVQNALDNLSCVTHNLKDLELQMMRKDENLNQLKSNLQESLKELTIMRGILPKVSDERDLMWEEVKQYNEKNMLLNSEVNVLRKKIEALDEDVLLKEGQITILKDSLRKKPFDLLASPDSLQDFLLE
- the LOC126697361 gene encoding uncharacterized protein LOC126697361 isoform X1, encoding MKKLFFFRSSASSNGSVDGVSPPSKDKRGYAENTLESGMSSKARDRGDHSFRSPRNLFSKSRKQVSDSQSSSSSSGLRRSRSLSSAALSERLGQTDLFCVNDQSRSPSSSASSGRHQQCDHSSRRRAYTPERQYKAKQFEEPAIQNARGFERPGSAGSSRTYNDSSSICSSNISSKVVDRYIDGEQQQEKSRTNNSSSQRNYNGNAGRLPPRVQYTAPTSPTHSSNDKPRACSFREAKSSRLRFSSKDWTERGFGHESPRRLAKNVVERLSQSNVFPKTSSKPFDLDVPITIEDIYGRPLDRCFNANSDVVAEKIYPLDEPYETGNVYREEVNSGFLGQNLFHSGESEDVNSDEIEDDTDAGLRIRSKEAEQRVMLISEELEQESFLQDCGFDVSSLIQKIRDLTEDRISLSLEVSNLLQSQIAERASAREELRWAKEELEARTRRLEKEKNELQSGLEKELDRRSSDWSFKLEKYQSEEQRLRERVRELAEHNVSLQREVSSFDERERESKSIITNSGEQLHDLTTSVEELKVDNEDLRQNLSELQEKYRAAEEDRECIHKNFEEKDKECKELHKSITRLLRTCSEQEKTIDGLREGCSEKLGEDQTVEKFDKHMAKLQMEQMRLTGVELALRRELESCRLEVDSLRHENIYLLNRLKGNGKENFALTFKLDKEMWTRLYCLQNQGLLMLNENTDLCSKLLEFIKGKAGQFLPDAKHGLEVIKNGLGAQFVVEAEVKLQGFKRGTESLTRSLQMMSTLLHEKSTPGASKLQSQCTDADGLVQQNDQTSEDVIRSELKAETLLTSLLREKLYSKELEVEQLQAELATAVRGNDILRCEVQNALDNLSCVTHNLKDLELQMMRKDENLNQLKSNLQESLKELTIMRGILPKVSDERDLMWEEVKQYNEKNMLLNSEVNVLRKKIEALDEDVLLKEGQITILKDSLRKKPFDLLASPDSLQDFLLE